A region of Venenivibrio stagnispumantis DNA encodes the following proteins:
- a CDS encoding 3-deoxy-D-manno-octulosonic acid transferase gives MIYTFLYSLLLIFSLPFIYIYFKRKGYDFGLKERFTLYKDYMDSSIWFHCASVGELKAAYPVIKYFSQKENVIITIFSPRAKDFASSVFQNEKVRFLPFDLPIFINRFIKMYNPKILIITEKEVWINLVKISSKKFPVVSINSKISKNLPVLNNFSLFLTNSEENAEKIKRYIKDKEKVVVCGDLKFLGENRKDIKFDKNGKKIIIGASTHNPEEKILIDTFLELKKDIENIALIIAPRHLERLNEIENLLKEKNIDYSLRTKTDKMEKDVMILDTIGELSGFYQYADVVFVGGTFANIGGHNILEPILENKPVIIGNYYYKVEDLYNQLKDYGIISSVKNKEELKEKIIEYLNNNQSSELLSFKDLQQKIFKCYINNIQNLIKGD, from the coding sequence ATGATTTACACATTTTTGTATAGTTTATTATTAATTTTTTCATTACCATTTATATACATTTATTTTAAAAGGAAAGGTTATGATTTTGGATTAAAAGAAAGATTTACCTTATATAAAGATTATATGGATAGCTCTATATGGTTTCATTGTGCAAGTGTAGGCGAGCTAAAAGCTGCATATCCGGTTATAAAATATTTTTCACAAAAAGAAAATGTGATTATAACAATTTTTTCTCCAAGGGCAAAGGATTTTGCTTCATCTGTTTTTCAAAACGAAAAAGTAAGATTTTTACCTTTTGATTTGCCTATATTTATAAATAGATTTATTAAAATGTATAATCCCAAAATCTTAATCATAACTGAAAAGGAAGTATGGATTAATCTTGTAAAGATTTCATCTAAAAAATTTCCAGTAGTATCTATAAATAGTAAAATATCCAAAAACTTGCCGGTATTAAATAATTTTTCCCTTTTTTTAACAAATTCTGAAGAAAATGCAGAAAAGATAAAAAGATATATAAAAGATAAAGAAAAGGTTGTTGTTTGTGGAGATTTAAAATTTCTTGGAGAAAATAGAAAAGATATTAAATTTGATAAAAATGGTAAAAAAATAATAATTGGAGCATCTACCCATAATCCGGAAGAAAAAATATTGATTGATACATTCTTAGAACTTAAAAAAGATATAGAAAATATAGCTCTAATTATTGCTCCAAGACATTTAGAAAGATTAAATGAGATAGAAAATCTTTTAAAAGAAAAAAATATAGATTATTCACTACGGACAAAAACAGATAAAATGGAAAAAGATGTTATGATTTTAGACACAATAGGTGAGTTATCTGGATTTTATCAATATGCTGATGTTGTATTTGTAGGCGGAACATTTGCAAATATTGGCGGACATAATATTTTAGAACCTATTCTTGAAAATAAACCGGTTATTATCGGAAATTATTATTATAAAGTGGAAGATTTATATAATCAGTTAAAAGATTATGGAATAATTAGTTCTGTAAAAAATAAAGAAGAATTAAAAGAAAAAATTATAGAATATTTAAATAATAATCAATCTTCTGAGCTTTTATCTTTTAAAGATTTGCAACAAAAAATATTTAAATGTTATATTAATAATATACAAAATCTGATAAAAGGAGATTAG
- a CDS encoding ABC transporter permease — MELKFLASYFLVLLAIFYSYKEKLGIEKLIIINSIRAFIQLLILGYSLHFIFKLQNPVFLFLILLVMCLFATYTAQRRINLEYKGYEIAFLTITLSSFLVLFLLIGLNIIDIKPNQVIPIGGMIIGNALNTYTLFIDRLKSEIKNNIDIIEGFIALGATLKQALYFVSKQSIKSSLIPIVNNLQTVGIIWIPGVAVGMLLAGEKPFKVMGYQLTVMYMMLAVALFTAIFGYLFSYKYILRYTER; from the coding sequence ATGGAGCTTAAATTTTTAGCTTCTTATTTTCTTGTTTTATTGGCAATATTTTATTCTTATAAAGAAAAGCTTGGTATTGAAAAATTAATAATAATAAACTCAATCAGAGCATTTATTCAGCTTTTAATTCTTGGATATTCTTTGCATTTTATATTTAAATTACAAAATCCTGTTTTTTTATTTTTGATACTTTTAGTTATGTGTTTATTTGCAACATACACTGCACAAAGAAGAATAAATCTTGAATATAAAGGATATGAGATAGCATTTTTAACAATTACACTTTCATCTTTTTTAGTATTATTTTTACTAATAGGATTAAATATTATAGATATAAAGCCAAATCAGGTTATACCAATTGGTGGAATGATAATAGGAAATGCTTTAAATACTTATACTCTTTTCATAGATAGATTAAAATCTGAGATAAAGAATAATATAGATATTATTGAAGGATTTATAGCCCTTGGAGCTACTTTAAAACAGGCTTTATATTTTGTATCTAAGCAATCTATAAAATCTTCTTTAATTCCTATTGTAAATAATCTTCAAACTGTCGGAATAATATGGATACCGGGAGTAGCAGTAGGAATGCTTCTTGCCGGAGAAAAACCATTTAAAGTAATGGGTTATCAATTAACTGTGATGTATATGATGCTTGCAGTTGCTTTATTCACAGCAATTTTTGGATATTTATTTTCTTATAAATATATACTTAGATATACAGAAAGATGA
- the hemN gene encoding oxygen-independent coproporphyrinogen III oxidase → MQNLSQEVKFDIDLIKKYDKPAPRYTSYPPATEFSYEIGYEDFKEKLIKSNERKTPLSLYFHIPFCESACHFCGCNVIITRRKEVVEPYLEHLFQEMKNTKQWIDEDRKVVQLHWGGGTPNYLSDEQTISLFNEIKKYFEFDKNAEISIEIDPRHVDKDRIFLLKELGFNRISFGIQDFNPKVQEAINRIQPEEMIFNVMKWIREAGFESVNVDLIYGLPYQTLETFQDTIQKTIKLNPDRIAVFNFAYVPWLKRLQRMIDEKTLPPPQEKLRILQMTINQLTSNGYLFIGMDHFAKPNDELAIAQRERTLHRNFQGYTTKADAELIGFGATSISMLYDGYFQNHKRLKEYYEMIEEGKPPIERGVLLNEDDFIRRDVIMRLMCHFRLVKSEIEEKYNIKFDEYFSYEIEKLKEQQEDGLLNLYPDRIDITPAGRLLIRNIAVVFDIYTRNKKEQRFSKAI, encoded by the coding sequence ATGCAAAATTTATCCCAAGAAGTAAAATTTGATATAGATTTGATAAAAAAATATGATAAACCGGCTCCAAGATATACAAGCTATCCACCGGCTACAGAATTTAGCTATGAAATCGGATATGAAGATTTTAAAGAAAAATTGATAAAATCAAATGAAAGAAAAACTCCTTTATCTTTATATTTTCATATACCTTTTTGTGAGAGTGCCTGTCATTTTTGCGGTTGCAATGTAATAATAACAAGAAGAAAAGAAGTAGTAGAGCCTTATCTGGAACATCTATTTCAAGAAATGAAAAATACAAAACAATGGATAGATGAAGATAGAAAAGTTGTCCAGCTTCATTGGGGTGGTGGAACACCAAACTATCTTTCTGATGAGCAAACAATTTCATTATTTAATGAAATAAAAAAATATTTTGAATTTGATAAAAATGCAGAAATATCAATAGAAATAGACCCAAGACATGTTGATAAAGATAGAATATTCTTATTAAAAGAGCTTGGTTTTAACAGGATAAGTTTTGGTATTCAGGATTTTAATCCAAAAGTGCAGGAAGCAATAAATAGAATTCAACCGGAAGAGATGATTTTTAATGTGATGAAATGGATAAGAGAAGCCGGATTTGAAAGTGTAAATGTAGATTTGATTTACGGGCTTCCATATCAAACCCTTGAAACATTTCAAGATACTATACAAAAAACGATAAAACTAAATCCGGATAGAATAGCAGTATTTAATTTTGCTTATGTGCCGTGGCTTAAAAGATTACAAAGAATGATAGATGAAAAAACACTTCCCCCACCGCAAGAAAAGTTAAGAATATTACAAATGACTATAAATCAATTAACAAGCAATGGTTATTTATTCATAGGAATGGATCATTTTGCAAAACCAAATGATGAACTTGCCATAGCCCAAAGAGAAAGAACATTACACAGAAATTTTCAAGGATATACAACAAAAGCAGATGCAGAACTGATAGGTTTTGGTGCTACTTCTATATCTATGCTTTATGATGGATATTTCCAAAACCATAAAAGATTGAAAGAGTATTATGAGATGATAGAAGAAGGAAAACCACCAATAGAAAGGGGAGTTTTATTAAATGAAGATGATTTTATAAGAAGAGATGTTATTATGAGATTGATGTGCCATTTTAGATTGGTAAAATCAGAGATAGAAGAAAAATATAATATTAAATTTGATGAATATTTTTCTTATGAAATTGAAAAATTAAAGGAACAACAAGAAGATGGATTATTAAATCTTTATCCGGATAGAATAGATATAACACCTGCCGGAAGATTATTAATAAGAAATATAGCGGTTGTATTTGATATATACACAAGAAATAAAAAAGAGCAAAGATTTTCCAAGGCAATTTAA
- a CDS encoding MinD/ParA family protein gives MDEQLKHLKELVNNRAVNKNTKFISIASGKGGVGKTNIIANFAYILANSFNKKVLLIDADIGMANIHIILDLNVKKTLKDITYGEKIENIILNKYGFDILPGFSGIDSIFEFGDFDSFSFIKMLDKISSYYDYVLIDIGAGIDEKIANFVRASNKTYIVTTPEPTALVDAYAFIKSIYKSYGYKDFKVIINMVENKQEAEEIFFSLNNSLSRFLDITVQLAGYLPFSKLIQESVLNKTLITAEYPSDKFSIQLTNIVANEIGEKPPKEKSSFWEKFYSFIKRS, from the coding sequence ATGGATGAACAATTAAAACATTTAAAAGAGCTTGTAAATAATAGAGCAGTTAATAAAAATACAAAATTTATATCAATTGCATCCGGTAAAGGTGGAGTTGGTAAGACAAATATAATAGCAAATTTTGCTTATATTCTTGCTAACTCTTTTAATAAAAAGGTTTTATTAATTGATGCAGATATAGGAATGGCAAATATCCATATAATACTTGATTTAAATGTAAAAAAGACATTAAAAGATATAACTTATGGAGAAAAGATAGAAAATATAATTTTAAATAAATATGGATTTGATATTTTGCCTGGATTTTCAGGTATAGATAGTATATTTGAGTTTGGAGATTTTGATTCTTTTTCTTTTATAAAGATGCTGGATAAAATATCTTCTTATTATGATTATGTTTTGATAGATATAGGTGCCGGTATAGATGAGAAGATAGCTAATTTTGTAAGAGCATCCAACAAAACATATATAGTAACTACTCCTGAACCTACTGCATTGGTAGATGCTTATGCATTTATAAAATCAATCTATAAATCTTACGGATATAAAGATTTTAAAGTAATAATAAATATGGTAGAAAATAAACAGGAAGCAGAGGAGATATTTTTTAGTTTAAATAATTCCCTAAGTAGATTCTTAGATATAACTGTCCAACTTGCCGGTTATCTTCCATTTTCAAAATTAATTCAAGAATCTGTATTGAATAAAACTTTAATAACTGCAGAATATCCTTCTGACAAATTTAGTATTCAGCTTACCAATATTGTTGCCAATGAAATAGGAGAAAAACCTCCAAAAGAAAAAAGTTCTTTCTGGGAAAAATTTTATAGCTTTATTAAAAGAAGTTAA
- a CDS encoding GTP-binding protein, with protein MEINIYEGENLEKLLEQAKREFGEDVKIINYEVFTESRFLPFLKKKKYRLIVQKSEDKKEEIKEKIDFEQILNQVENLIEEKIKKINREPQIPIIETKIENNIQNLLQEFTGSAVDLIRLLTSKDVEEDVALNIVKEASGFDIDSGKYDLTSFDLKESLIKGIQNSIQFKTDFDIGADVKIITFVGPTGVGKTTNLFKIVSDLVLKKGLKISVISTDTYKVGAVAQAKTYANILNIPFFATSDSKKLKEVVEEFLEESDIIFIDTVGRSHYDYWKLGEIKETLSKVENMETFLVISANYKNNEAKEIVNKYRRYFKIDRLFFTKIDETKNHGLLLNIPIKTGIPLSFVSTGQNVPDDFKPLDADFLANLFIE; from the coding sequence ATGGAAATTAATATTTATGAAGGAGAAAACTTAGAAAAATTATTAGAGCAAGCAAAAAGGGAGTTTGGAGAAGATGTAAAAATAATAAATTATGAAGTATTTACAGAATCAAGATTTTTGCCATTCCTTAAAAAGAAAAAATATAGATTAATAGTCCAAAAATCAGAGGATAAAAAAGAAGAAATAAAAGAAAAGATAGATTTTGAGCAGATATTAAATCAGGTTGAAAATCTAATTGAAGAAAAAATAAAAAAAATTAATAGAGAGCCACAGATACCTATCATAGAAACAAAAATAGAAAATAATATTCAAAATCTATTACAGGAATTTACAGGTAGTGCAGTAGATCTAATTAGATTATTAACTTCCAAAGATGTAGAAGAAGATGTGGCTCTAAATATAGTAAAAGAAGCATCTGGTTTTGATATTGATAGCGGTAAATATGATTTAACCTCATTTGATTTAAAAGAATCATTGATAAAAGGTATACAAAATAGTATTCAGTTCAAAACAGATTTTGATATAGGTGCAGATGTAAAAATAATCACATTTGTTGGACCTACCGGTGTCGGTAAAACAACTAATCTATTTAAAATTGTTTCGGATCTTGTTTTAAAAAAAGGACTAAAAATTTCAGTGATTTCTACCGATACTTATAAAGTAGGAGCAGTTGCTCAGGCAAAAACATATGCAAATATATTAAATATACCATTTTTTGCCACTTCTGATTCAAAAAAATTGAAGGAAGTAGTAGAAGAATTTTTAGAAGAAAGCGATATTATATTTATAGATACAGTTGGTAGAAGTCATTATGATTATTGGAAACTTGGAGAAATTAAAGAAACCCTTAGCAAAGTAGAAAATATGGAGACATTTTTGGTAATCTCAGCAAATTATAAAAATAATGAAGCAAAAGAGATAGTAAATAAATACAGAAGATATTTTAAGATAGATAGATTATTCTTTACAAAGATAGATGAGACAAAAAATCATGGATTATTACTAAATATACCAATAAAGACCGGAATACCTTTATCTTTTGTAAGTACAGGACAAAATGTTCCTGATGATTTTAAACCATTAGATGCAGATTTTTTAGCAAATCTTTTTATAGAGTGA
- the flhA gene encoding flagellar biosynthesis protein FlhA has translation MEGVLSLFNRVQQYSDAIIVVLIIVIIGSMVLPVPAFLLDILLTSSITFSLIILMTTVYVKKSLEITAFPSLLLIATLFRLSLNVASTRRILLHGHEGPDVAGHVIQSFGQFVVGGSYVVGIVVFAILVVINYIVITKGTERISEVAARFTLDAMPGKQMSIDADLNSGLIDEKEAQRRREEIRKEADFYGAMDGASKFIRGDAVAGIIITLVNMIGGIIIGVVQRGMDFQTALQNFTILTIGDGLVSQIPALITSTAAGLMVTRAASETNLGKEIFTQLTSYPKALWMASGAIFIMGIIPGMPFLPFSILSGIVALTGYLTYLTIKEKEKKEKEERAKEILKEATKEEPPEEIITQPDVIAFEVGYGLIPYLEEEQNGELLKRIKSLRRQLTRDLGIPIPLIHIRDNLTLKPGEYRILIKGIEVARGEVIPGKYLAIDTGNVREKIDGIPTKDPTFGLNAYWIDESLKDKAKIAGYTVVDIPTVIITHLSETLKQNLSEILTRAIVKDMIDNLAKKYPIVKDIVPEQVPLNVIHRVLQNLLKEKIPINDILSILETLSDYIRKTEDIDLLTEFVRQYLQKRITSIYAKNGSLDAIVLSAKVEDYINQKLRENNWQMPSFDPVFIQNLISKITPYMEQFLIKGEEPVLLTSPAVRRFVKKLIELYIPNLNVLSYSEIDPKVKLNIIGMVDLNGN, from the coding sequence TTGGAAGGGGTTTTATCTTTATTTAATAGAGTACAGCAATACTCAGATGCAATTATTGTTGTTTTAATTATTGTTATTATTGGCTCAATGGTTTTGCCAGTACCGGCATTTTTGCTTGATATATTACTTACTTCAAGTATCACTTTTTCCTTAATTATTTTAATGACAACTGTATATGTAAAAAAATCCTTGGAAATAACTGCATTTCCTTCTTTACTTTTAATAGCAACCCTTTTCAGATTATCTTTAAATGTCGCTTCTACAAGAAGAATATTGCTCCATGGCCATGAAGGGCCAGATGTTGCCGGACATGTTATACAATCTTTCGGGCAGTTTGTGGTTGGTGGAAGTTATGTTGTCGGTATAGTAGTTTTTGCTATCCTTGTAGTTATAAACTATATAGTAATAACTAAGGGAACAGAAAGGATATCCGAAGTTGCAGCACGATTTACTTTAGATGCTATGCCTGGTAAACAGATGAGCATTGATGCAGATTTAAACAGTGGACTTATAGATGAAAAAGAAGCCCAAAGAAGAAGGGAAGAGATAAGAAAAGAGGCAGATTTTTATGGAGCTATGGATGGTGCCTCTAAATTCATCAGAGGAGATGCAGTTGCCGGTATCATAATTACGCTTGTCAATATGATAGGTGGTATCATAATAGGTGTTGTCCAAAGAGGAATGGATTTCCAAACAGCTTTGCAAAACTTTACTATATTAACAATAGGAGATGGTTTGGTTAGCCAGATACCTGCACTTATAACATCAACAGCTGCCGGTTTAATGGTTACAAGGGCTGCTTCCGAAACAAATCTTGGAAAAGAGATATTTACCCAACTTACTTCTTATCCAAAAGCTTTATGGATGGCATCCGGAGCAATATTTATAATGGGAATAATCCCTGGAATGCCATTTTTACCATTTAGTATATTATCAGGTATAGTAGCTCTAACCGGTTATCTAACATATTTAACAATAAAAGAAAAAGAGAAAAAAGAAAAAGAAGAAAGAGCAAAAGAAATCCTAAAAGAAGCAACAAAAGAAGAACCACCGGAAGAAATAATCACTCAGCCGGATGTTATAGCTTTTGAAGTAGGATACGGATTAATTCCTTATCTTGAAGAAGAGCAAAATGGGGAACTTTTAAAAAGAATAAAATCATTAAGAAGACAGCTTACAAGGGATTTAGGAATACCAATTCCTCTTATTCATATAAGAGATAATCTCACATTAAAACCGGGAGAATACAGAATATTAATCAAAGGTATAGAAGTAGCAAGAGGTGAAGTTATACCAGGCAAATATCTTGCAATAGATACAGGTAATGTAAGAGAAAAAATAGACGGTATACCAACAAAAGACCCTACTTTCGGATTAAATGCATACTGGATAGATGAAAGCTTAAAAGATAAAGCAAAGATTGCCGGATATACAGTTGTTGATATACCTACTGTTATTATAACCCATTTATCAGAAACATTAAAACAAAATCTAAGTGAGATATTAACAAGAGCTATTGTTAAAGATATGATAGATAATCTTGCTAAAAAATATCCTATTGTTAAAGATATTGTACCGGAGCAAGTTCCACTTAATGTAATCCATAGGGTATTACAAAATCTTCTTAAAGAAAAAATACCTATCAATGATATCTTGAGTATTCTTGAAACATTATCCGATTATATTAGAAAAACGGAAGATATAGATTTATTAACAGAGTTTGTTAGACAATATCTTCAAAAAAGAATAACTTCAATATATGCGAAAAATGGCAGTCTTGATGCTATTGTTTTAAGTGCAAAAGTAGAAGATTATATAAACCAAAAATTAAGAGAAAATAATTGGCAGATGCCATCTTTTGACCCAGTTTTTATCCAAAATTTAATATCAAAAATAACGCCTTATATGGAGCAGTTTTTAATAAAAGGTGAGGAGCCGGTATTACTTACATCTCCTGCAGTAAGAAGATTTGTCAAAAAATTAATAGAGCTTTACATACCTAATTTAAATGTTTTATCATATTCGGAGATAGACCCTAAGGTAAAATTAAATATAATAGGTATGGTGGATTTAAATGGAAATTAA
- a CDS encoding rod-binding protein: MEPIQSFFDFKSLQENKNIEKVVEGFESIFAQMIIKEMRKSVEENSFSSRMYWDMFDMQLAQIIAQNDGLHLRDYFLNALKAYQSNLKSEE; encoded by the coding sequence ATGGAACCTATTCAATCTTTTTTTGATTTTAAATCTCTACAAGAAAATAAAAATATAGAAAAAGTTGTGGAAGGTTTTGAATCTATCTTTGCCCAAATGATTATAAAAGAGATGAGAAAATCTGTAGAAGAAAATTCATTCAGTAGCAGAATGTACTGGGATATGTTTGATATGCAGTTAGCCCAGATAATAGCTCAAAATGATGGATTACATCTTAGGGATTATTTTTTAAATGCCTTAAAAGCTTACCAGTCAAACTTAAAAAGTGAGGAATAA
- a CDS encoding flagellar basal body P-ring protein FlgI — MILFLILVITFNAFGKNNVKIRDEVEISGMRTNYLTGYGIVVGLNGTGDGTTSKFTLITIANMLRKFGIYIDPNQVKTKNAAAVIVTANMPPFAKPGMSFDVSVSSISDAKSIANGVLIRTPLYGPDGKIYAFAQGPVSTGGGFSESNKGGKIEKNFPTSGIVVNGGIMEEELPINLEDIPFITLSLKNPDFEKSSQIAKVINDKFGKIATAVDATSVVVNLPKNVNKTEFIAKILDLEIQSDSEPTVVIYEKTGTVIMSGDIKIDPPVYVAHSNIYVVVEKTPVISQPPPLSGGTTTTAEVTTTTVKEEKGRIISIESPKLSDLVKALNDLGVSPRDMIAILQAIKNAGKIHAKIIVM; from the coding sequence ATAATATTATTTTTAATTCTTGTGATAACTTTTAATGCTTTTGGAAAGAATAATGTAAAGATAAGAGATGAAGTTGAGATTTCCGGAATGAGAACAAACTATTTAACAGGATATGGTATTGTTGTAGGTTTAAACGGAACAGGAGATGGGACAACAAGTAAATTTACCTTAATAACAATAGCCAATATGCTAAGAAAATTTGGTATATATATAGACCCTAATCAAGTAAAAACAAAAAATGCAGCAGCAGTAATTGTTACTGCCAATATGCCACCTTTTGCAAAACCCGGAATGAGTTTTGATGTATCTGTTAGCTCTATTTCAGATGCAAAAAGTATAGCAAATGGTGTTTTAATCAGAACACCTCTCTATGGCCCTGATGGCAAAATATATGCCTTTGCACAAGGTCCTGTTTCTACCGGTGGTGGATTTAGTGAATCTAATAAAGGTGGAAAAATAGAAAAAAATTTTCCTACTTCCGGAATAGTTGTAAACGGTGGAATTATGGAAGAAGAACTTCCAATAAATTTAGAAGATATACCTTTTATAACTCTATCTTTAAAAAATCCTGATTTTGAAAAATCCTCCCAGATAGCAAAAGTAATAAATGATAAATTTGGAAAAATAGCTACAGCAGTTGATGCTACATCTGTTGTTGTAAATTTACCGAAAAATGTAAACAAAACAGAGTTCATTGCAAAAATACTGGATTTAGAAATTCAATCGGATTCTGAACCTACAGTTGTGATATATGAAAAAACAGGAACTGTGATAATGAGCGGAGATATAAAGATAGACCCTCCTGTTTATGTAGCTCATTCTAATATATATGTTGTAGTAGAAAAAACTCCGGTAATATCCCAACCGCCACCACTTTCCGGTGGTACTACAACCACTGCGGAAGTAACAACAACAACTGTAAAAGAGGAAAAAGGAAGAATAATATCTATAGAATCACCAAAACTTTCAGACCTTGTTAAAGCTTTAAATGACCTTGGAGTATCACCAAGGGATATGATAGCAATATTACAGGCAATAAAAAATGCCGGTAAAATTCATGCAAAAATTATAGTAATGTGA
- a CDS encoding flagellar basal body L-ring protein FlgH: protein MKGRLLLLLMIPVLSACSSKTNFGKPYNPNPPEIAQQDTKPKSLGSLYTGSYNNLFSDSKAFAVGDIITIKVYENLAATTGANTKTSENSNMDLNAPSPVLMGKKVFNKEPVAGITEKQSDTFQGSAKTDRNAKLIASISARVVKVYPNGNMFIVGQKTIKVNDDYQTLKISGIVKPTDILQDNSIDSSRISDMYVEYNGEGYFNEAARPGWLAQFIKKIWPF from the coding sequence ATGAAGGGGAGATTATTATTATTATTAATGATACCGGTTTTATCTGCATGTAGTTCTAAAACTAATTTTGGAAAACCATATAATCCAAATCCTCCTGAAATAGCCCAGCAAGATACAAAACCAAAATCCTTAGGTTCTTTATATACAGGAAGTTATAATAATCTATTCTCTGACAGTAAGGCTTTTGCAGTAGGAGATATTATCACAATAAAAGTTTATGAGAATTTAGCTGCAACTACCGGTGCAAATACAAAAACATCAGAAAATAGCAATATGGATTTAAATGCACCAAGCCCTGTTTTAATGGGTAAAAAAGTATTTAATAAAGAGCCGGTTGCAGGAATTACAGAAAAACAATCAGATACATTTCAAGGTTCTGCAAAAACAGATAGAAATGCAAAACTTATAGCTTCTATATCTGCAAGGGTTGTAAAAGTATATCCAAATGGAAATATGTTTATTGTAGGTCAAAAAACTATCAAGGTAAATGATGATTACCAAACATTAAAGATATCCGGAATAGTAAAACCTACAGATATACTTCAAGATAACTCAATAGATTCTTCCAGAATTTCTGATATGTATGTGGAATATAACGGAGAAGGATACTTTAATGAAGCAGCAAGACCAGGTTGGCTTGCACAATTTATAAAGAAAATTTGGCCATTTTAA
- the flgA gene encoding flagellar basal body P-ring formation chaperone FlgA codes for MQKKLKILIFNFLLILVFFTEAIAQVQVVGAKRDILKGKILEEEDLTYITIGYKQSGTFENINDLIGKKLKYNIKAGEVIKDFMLDDFDIKPNTKVKIIYDKNGIRIELLGRTVEGGKIGDIIKVKNISTNKVIKCKVLDANTVLYITGEN; via the coding sequence ATGCAAAAGAAGCTAAAAATATTGATATTTAACTTCTTATTAATACTGGTATTTTTTACAGAAGCTATTGCTCAAGTTCAGGTTGTAGGAGCAAAAAGGGATATTCTAAAAGGTAAAATTTTGGAAGAAGAAGATTTAACATATATAACCATAGGGTATAAACAATCAGGAACATTTGAAAATATAAATGATTTAATCGGGAAAAAATTAAAATATAATATAAAAGCCGGTGAAGTAATAAAAGATTTTATGTTAGATGATTTTGATATAAAGCCAAATACAAAAGTAAAGATAATATATGATAAGAATGGAATTAGAATAGAACTGCTTGGTAGAACAGTTGAAGGTGGAAAAATAGGTGATATAATAAAAGTTAAAAATATATCCACAAATAAAGTAATAAAATGCAAAGTGTTAGATGCAAATACAGTTTTATATATAACTGGCGAAAATTAA